The Leptospira bouyouniensis genome has a segment encoding these proteins:
- a CDS encoding histone deacetylase family protein — translation MASNALALIYHSSYNLDLPGHVFPAHKYSHLYNRVKRDPVYATWDILLPKKADDAELELVHTKEYLDDLFSYEHTPRTMYSELPLNRSIVESFMYGVGGTILASELSDKHQFAFNMGGGYHHSFPDKAEGFCYLNDVAIAIRKQKETKPNVNALIIDLDLHQGNGNSYIFQYDDKVYTFSMHQGNLYPKKEISNLDVNLEPNIKDDEYLSILDKSLNQIRKDFDSNIIYYVAGADPYEDDSLGELKVSMKGLKERDLMVRKFAESLNIPCVVTLAGGYARDFRDTVEIHFNTITAFGEK, via the coding sequence ATGGCATCAAATGCGCTTGCTCTTATCTACCATTCTTCGTACAACCTCGATTTACCTGGTCATGTTTTCCCTGCTCACAAATATTCCCATCTTTATAATCGAGTCAAAAGAGATCCAGTTTATGCAACATGGGATATTCTTTTACCAAAAAAAGCTGATGATGCGGAACTCGAGTTAGTTCATACAAAAGAATACTTAGATGATTTATTTAGTTATGAACATACACCTCGGACAATGTATTCTGAGTTGCCGTTAAATCGAAGTATTGTGGAAAGTTTTATGTACGGAGTTGGAGGAACTATTCTTGCTAGTGAATTATCCGACAAACACCAGTTTGCTTTCAATATGGGTGGTGGTTACCATCATAGTTTTCCTGACAAGGCAGAAGGATTTTGTTACTTGAATGACGTTGCCATTGCTATTAGGAAACAAAAAGAAACAAAGCCAAATGTAAACGCACTTATTATAGACTTAGATTTACATCAAGGCAATGGCAATTCTTATATTTTTCAATATGATGACAAAGTTTACACATTTTCGATGCACCAAGGGAATCTTTACCCCAAGAAAGAAATATCTAACTTAGATGTGAATTTAGAACCCAACATAAAAGACGATGAATACCTTTCGATCTTAGATAAATCCTTAAACCAAATTCGAAAGGATTTTGATTCAAATATTATTTATTATGTTGCAGGAGCAGATCCTTATGAGGATGATTCACTTGGTGAATTAAAAGTCTCCATGAAAGGATTGAAGGAGAGGGATTTGATGGTTAGGAAATTTGCTGAATCATTAAACATTCCTTGTGTTGTCACTTTAGCAGGTGGATATGCAAGAGACTTTCGGGATACTGTAGAAATTCATTTTAACACAATCACTGCATTTGGTGAAAAATAA
- the pyk gene encoding pyruvate kinase, producing the protein MLEDDKIPKKRTKIICTIGPASANRETILNLIYSGMDLARMNFSHSTHDYHKEIFELLRECEQESGKSIGILADLQGPKIRTGKLSSGPIELKSGDQIAINNKGDFLGNKDEIGCTYQYILNDIDVGHKILIDDGKLAFVVKSKTKERAILETVIGGVLKDNKGINLPGTPISAPALSEKDIEDLQFALSLGVDYIALSFVRRASDLEMARQFMKDSYAGLIAKIERPEAIQNIEEIIDHCDGIMIARGDLGVELDTQYVPIIQKEMITKLNQRGKPVITATQMLETMIDNPRPTRAEASDVANAVMDGTDAVMLSGETASGKYPVETVKTMTSIIQAAEESEIYLSHLRSMDRTEFEVERTALGSAAESISRSIRAKAIINFTRSGYSSLLSSEFRPLNPIYSFTPFLGTARKMQLFWGVESYVMPMMDKFPDMIAFMSKTLKSEGKLKSGDTVVILSGAPGSVAQTVDFIQIHKIK; encoded by the coding sequence ATGCTGGAAGACGATAAAATCCCCAAAAAACGCACTAAGATTATCTGTACCATTGGACCTGCCTCAGCAAATCGAGAAACGATTCTAAACTTGATTTATTCAGGTATGGACCTTGCTCGTATGAACTTTTCTCATTCCACTCATGACTACCACAAAGAGATTTTCGAATTATTAAGGGAGTGCGAACAAGAATCTGGAAAATCCATAGGAATTCTTGCTGATTTGCAAGGCCCAAAGATCCGCACTGGCAAACTCAGTTCCGGTCCCATAGAATTAAAATCGGGTGACCAAATTGCCATCAACAACAAAGGCGATTTTTTAGGGAACAAAGATGAGATCGGATGCACCTACCAATACATTTTAAATGATATTGATGTTGGGCATAAAATTCTCATCGATGATGGAAAACTTGCCTTTGTCGTAAAATCTAAAACAAAAGAAAGAGCCATTTTAGAAACAGTGATTGGTGGAGTTTTAAAAGACAACAAAGGTATCAATTTACCAGGGACTCCCATTTCTGCTCCTGCCCTTTCTGAAAAGGACATTGAAGATTTACAATTCGCACTCTCACTTGGTGTGGATTATATCGCTTTATCATTTGTTAGACGAGCAAGCGATTTGGAAATGGCACGTCAATTCATGAAAGATAGTTATGCAGGTCTCATTGCAAAAATTGAGAGACCGGAAGCCATCCAAAATATAGAAGAAATCATCGATCATTGTGATGGTATTATGATTGCAAGAGGAGATCTTGGAGTTGAGTTAGATACCCAATATGTTCCTATCATTCAAAAAGAAATGATCACAAAACTCAACCAAAGAGGAAAACCTGTCATAACTGCCACACAAATGTTAGAGACTATGATCGACAACCCAAGACCTACAAGAGCTGAAGCAAGTGATGTGGCAAATGCAGTCATGGATGGAACTGACGCAGTGATGTTGTCTGGCGAAACCGCATCTGGTAAATACCCAGTCGAAACTGTCAAAACGATGACAAGTATTATCCAAGCAGCAGAAGAATCTGAAATATACTTATCTCATTTACGAAGTATGGACCGTACAGAATTTGAAGTGGAACGTACGGCACTTGGGAGTGCTGCAGAATCCATATCGCGCTCCATCCGTGCAAAAGCAATCATCAACTTCACTCGGTCAGGTTATTCATCACTCTTGTCATCTGAATTTAGACCTCTCAATCCAATATATTCCTTTACTCCTTTTTTGGGAACTGCAAGGAAGATGCAATTGTTTTGGGGTGTTGAATCTTACGTGATGCCAATGATGGATAAGTTTCCTGATATGATTGCCTTTATGAGTAAAACTCTCAAATCAGAAGGAAAATTAAAATCAGGTGATACTGTTGTAATATTGTCTGGAGCACCAGGTTCTGTTGCACAAACAGTGGATTTTATCCAAATCCATAAAATCAAATAA
- a CDS encoding NAD(P)/FAD-dependent oxidoreductase, with amino-acid sequence MGHKPKIAVIGAGASGCFAALQIYESLEGNATIQIFERSKEPLTKLRISGGGRCNVTHQLFDPELLSLRYPRGQKELRWAFERFQPKDTIEWFAKRGVTLKAEADGRMFPITDKSETIINCFLNELQKYKIPIHFEQGLVGIYQLENQIERFRLLWEGGKEEFFDIVVMATGSNRKVWSILEKLNHTIVDPVPSLFTLTLANTDLMELTGLVVPNAEIKIVPKGKAQSGPILITHWGLSGPAALRLSAWEARTLFEANYKVELSLNWVGGQSTQIVEETYSKKKESSASEKVSANPDWKLPSRFFDWILKESNIQANKRYSDLSKSDIRVLSLNLTQKKLQMVAKGVFKDEFVTAGGVNRKEIQFQTMESKLCPGLYFVGEVIDIDGITGGFNFQNAWTTSVIAAQGIRKTFVI; translated from the coding sequence TTGGGTCATAAACCCAAAATCGCAGTGATTGGGGCAGGTGCCTCAGGTTGTTTTGCGGCTCTACAGATTTATGAGTCTTTGGAGGGAAACGCTACGATTCAAATATTTGAACGCTCGAAAGAACCTTTAACCAAACTTCGTATTTCTGGAGGAGGGAGGTGTAATGTGACTCACCAATTGTTTGACCCAGAACTATTATCACTTAGATACCCACGCGGCCAAAAAGAATTACGATGGGCATTTGAACGATTCCAACCAAAGGATACCATCGAATGGTTTGCTAAAAGGGGTGTGACTCTCAAAGCAGAAGCCGATGGAAGGATGTTCCCTATCACAGACAAATCCGAAACTATCATCAATTGTTTTTTGAATGAACTTCAAAAGTATAAAATTCCTATCCACTTTGAACAAGGATTAGTTGGGATTTACCAATTAGAAAACCAAATAGAAAGGTTTCGTTTGTTGTGGGAAGGTGGTAAGGAAGAATTTTTTGATATCGTTGTGATGGCAACTGGTTCCAATCGAAAGGTTTGGAGCATTTTAGAAAAACTCAATCATACGATTGTAGATCCGGTTCCTTCTTTATTCACTCTCACTTTAGCAAATACCGATTTAATGGAATTAACAGGTCTTGTTGTTCCAAATGCTGAAATCAAAATTGTGCCAAAGGGAAAAGCTCAAAGTGGTCCAATTCTGATCACACATTGGGGATTGAGTGGCCCAGCTGCATTGAGATTATCTGCCTGGGAAGCTCGCACTTTATTTGAAGCCAATTATAAAGTTGAATTATCACTCAATTGGGTAGGTGGTCAGTCCACTCAAATAGTTGAGGAGACCTATTCGAAAAAAAAAGAATCCTCTGCCAGTGAAAAAGTTTCAGCGAATCCCGATTGGAAATTGCCATCTCGATTTTTTGATTGGATATTAAAGGAATCAAATATACAAGCAAACAAACGTTACTCTGATTTGAGCAAATCAGACATTCGAGTTTTATCATTAAACCTAACCCAAAAAAAATTACAAATGGTAGCAAAAGGTGTGTTTAAGGATGAGTTTGTGACTGCAGGTGGTGTGAATCGAAAGGAAATTCAATTCCAAACGATGGAAAGTAAACTTTGCCCTGGATTGTACTTTGTAGGAGAAGTGATTGATATCGATGGGATTACGGGTGGATTTAATTTTCAAAACGCTTGGACGACAAGTGTGATCGCCGCCCAAGGTATCCGAAAAACATTTGTTATTTGA
- a CDS encoding VOC family protein yields MKYLHTMIRVQNLEKALHFFVDILGLKVSRKKEYPDGKFTLVFLTTGEEDMSEIELTYNWDQVEPYSIGRNFGHLAYEVDNIYDLCEKIQSMGVVINRPPRDGRMAFVRSPDSISIELLQKGNPLPPKEPWVSMPNSGEW; encoded by the coding sequence ATGAAATATTTACATACAATGATCCGAGTACAAAATTTGGAGAAAGCTCTCCATTTTTTTGTAGATATTTTGGGCTTAAAAGTCTCACGTAAGAAGGAATACCCAGATGGAAAATTCACTCTTGTGTTTCTAACTACGGGAGAAGAAGATATGTCAGAAATCGAACTTACATATAACTGGGATCAGGTGGAACCATATTCCATAGGAAGAAATTTTGGGCATCTTGCCTATGAAGTGGATAATATATACGATCTTTGCGAGAAAATCCAATCGATGGGAGTTGTCATTAACAGACCACCAAGGGATGGTCGTATGGCATTTGTTAGATCACCAGATTCGATCTCCATTGAGTTATTACAAAAAGGAAACCCTTTGCCTCCAAAGGAACCATGGGTGTCTATGCCAAATTCTGGGGAGTGGTGA
- a CDS encoding sterol desaturase family protein — protein sequence MRLIESIVPFYFLLMLIEIIYTRYTKKDYYFYEDSLADLSLGVLSRIFDGLILLGIVFLYSKLYDLSIGVETLSKIFLGPSSFLHWIVLFVLLDFLFYLAHRYSHEIKILWASHVVHHSSEEFNLSVALRQSFIRNIGIGMFYLPLALLGFPVESYLIIDALNRTYQFWVHTRTIKKLPSWFEAVFVTPSHHRVHHAMNPEYIDKNYGGVFIIWDKIFGTYCEETFEPRYGLTSQLHNYDPINANVHVLKDLFSDLIHTKNKWQGIVSFFSYPSVRPDDLQMVMDRGVRDPKVWLSHHRLELANKVHNPLHRLPSGKFFYRVYLFFQFIFPTILTLYFLKRMHLFNLPEVSSVFVLLVFSFYSLGKLLEGKKEWFRVEIPKYFSWLFLLVYFFTN from the coding sequence ATGAGACTGATTGAATCCATTGTTCCTTTTTATTTTCTTTTGATGCTTATCGAAATTATCTACACTCGGTACACGAAAAAAGATTATTACTTTTACGAGGACTCACTTGCTGATTTAAGTTTGGGTGTTCTCAGTCGGATATTTGATGGTCTTATTTTATTAGGAATTGTGTTTCTATATTCCAAGTTGTACGATTTGTCCATCGGTGTGGAAACACTTAGTAAAATTTTTCTAGGTCCAAGTTCCTTTTTACATTGGATCGTATTATTTGTGCTTTTAGATTTTTTGTTTTATTTAGCTCATCGGTATAGTCATGAGATCAAAATCCTTTGGGCGTCACATGTAGTCCACCATTCGAGTGAAGAATTCAATTTGTCAGTTGCCCTCAGACAATCCTTCATTCGTAACATTGGGATCGGAATGTTTTATTTGCCGCTAGCGCTTCTCGGTTTCCCTGTCGAATCATATCTCATCATAGATGCACTCAATCGGACGTATCAATTTTGGGTTCATACTCGTACTATAAAAAAACTTCCTAGCTGGTTTGAAGCAGTTTTTGTGACACCTTCTCACCACAGAGTACACCATGCGATGAATCCAGAATACATTGATAAAAACTATGGTGGCGTTTTTATTATTTGGGATAAAATATTTGGAACTTATTGTGAAGAAACTTTTGAACCAAGGTATGGTCTCACATCACAATTACATAATTATGATCCTATCAATGCAAACGTGCATGTATTAAAAGATTTATTTTCAGATTTAATTCACACAAAGAACAAGTGGCAAGGGATTGTTTCTTTTTTTTCCTATCCATCTGTTCGACCAGATGACTTACAAATGGTTATGGACCGCGGTGTGAGAGATCCAAAAGTATGGTTGTCCCACCATCGATTAGAATTGGCAAACAAAGTACATAATCCATTACATCGTTTGCCTTCTGGAAAGTTTTTTTACCGAGTGTATTTGTTCTTTCAGTTTATATTTCCGACAATTCTAACCTTGTATTTTTTAAAGAGGATGCATTTGTTTAATTTACCTGAAGTCAGTTCTGTTTTTGTGCTACTGGTATTTTCTTTTTATTCGTTAGGGAAGTTACTCGAAGGAAAAAAAGAATGGTTTCGAGTCGAGATTCCAAAGTATTTCTCTTGGCTATTTTTATTGGTTTATTTTTTTACAAACTAG